The Rahnella aceris genome contains the following window.
ATCTTTTCGCGGTCGATCATCACCATGCCGGAGTGCATCCAGGTATTCACATACGGGCCGTCATGGGCACAGCTTGACTGCGCAATTTCGTTCTCGTGGTGCGGGAACATCAGGTCAGAACCGCCGCCGTGAATATCGAAATGCGCACCGAGCTGTTTGCAGTTCATCGCGGAACATTCGATATGCCAGCCCGGGCGACCTTCGCCCCACGGAGATGTCCAGCTCGGTTCGCCCGGCTTGGACATTTTCCACAGTACGAAATCCATCGGATTGCGTTTCACGTTGGCTTCGACTTCGACGCGCGCACCCGCCTGTAACTGATCCAGATCCTGACGGGACAACAGTCCGTAATCCGGATCACTTTCCACCCAGAACATCACATCACCGTTCGACGCGACATAGGCGTGGTCACGGTCAATCAGCTTCTGCACGATATCGATAATTTCGTGAATGTGCTGCGTGGCGCGCGGTTCGGAGTCCGGCGGCAGAATGTTCAGTGAAGCAAAATCAGCATGCATCTCGGCGATCATACGGTCGGTCAGCGCCATAAACGTTTCGCCATTTTCAGCGGCACGTTTAATGATTTTATCGTCGATATCGGTGATATTGCGCACGTATTTCAGGTCATAACCGAGGTAACGCAGGTAACGCGACACCACGTCGAAAGACACAAAGGTGCGACCGTGGCCGATATGACACAGGTCGTAAACAGTGATCCCACACACGTACATCCCGACTTTACCGGCATGAATTGGCTTGAATTCCTCTTTTTGGCGACTCAGGGTATTAAAAATCTTCAGCATCAGGCTATTCCGTGTGTTGGGCGTAGAAAATGACGTTGGCGCGTTTAAGCGACACTAACGCGTATAATATAACGAAAATGATTTCACCGAAACGGCATAAGGCCGCCGGACGGGCTTTAGTCGTCACAAAGCCGCTGCTGACGGCAACTTTTGAGTTATGGTATAAGAAAAGGCTATAGTAGCCGCTCTTACTAAGAGCACACATCAACATTAGCAGGATGATAATTATGGTCACTTTCCACACCAACCACGGCGACATCGTCATTAAAACTTTCGCTGACAAAGCGCCAGCCACGGTTGAAAACTTCCTGAACTATTGCCGTAAAGGCTTCTACGACAACACAATTTTCCACCGTGTGATTAACGGTTTCATGATCCAGGGCGGCGGTTTTGAGCCAGGCATGAACCAGAAAAACACCGATGCGCCTATCAATAACGAAGCAGACAACGGCCTGAAAAACACCAAAGGCACGCTGGCGATGGCGCGTACCAACGATCCGCATTCCGCCACGGCACAGTTCTTCATCAACGTAACTGACAACGACTTCCTGAACCACAGTGGCAAAAACGCACAGGGTTGGGGCTACTGCGTATTCGCAGAAGTGGTTGAAGGTCAGGACGTGGTTGACGCGATCAAAGCCGTCAAAACCGGCCGCAGCGGTATGCACCAGGACGTTCCAAAAGAAGATGTTGTGATCAAAAGCGTCACAGTCAGCGAATAATCAACGTCGGGATGACCACGTTTTTTATCGCAGATATCCATCTTTGCGCACAGGAACCGGCAATCACTGCCGGTTTTCTGCGTTTTCTACGTGAAGATGCGCCGCAGGCCGACGCCCTGTACATTCTCGGTGACCTGTTCGAAGCCTGGATTGGCGATGATGATCCGCAGCCGCTTCACGCTGAAATCTCGGCGGCCCTAAATCAGTTACACCAGCAAGGTGTGCCCTGCTTCTTCATTCACGGCAACCGCGATTTTCTGCTCGGCAGACGTTTCGCCCGCGACAGCCTGATGACGTTGCTGCCGGAGAAAAAAGTGCTGGAACTGTATGGCCGCCGCGTCCTGATCCTGCACGGTGACACGCTGTGCACCGACGATGTCGCGTATCAGAACTTCCGCAAAAAAGTCCACAATCCGCTGATCCAGAAACTGTTCCTGATGCTGCCGCTGAAATGGCGACTGGGCATTGCTGCCAGAATGCGCGCCAACAGCAAGGCGTCGAATCAGGGCAAATCACTGGAAATTATGGATGTGAACCCGCAGGCGGTGGTCAGCGAAATGCAGATGGCAGGCGTGGAGTGGATGATTCACGGTCACACCCATCGTCCGGCAATTCACGATGTGCCGCTGGAAAATAAAACCGGCCACCGCGTGGTACTCGGCGCATGGCACGAAGAAGGCTCGATGGTGAAAGTCACCGCCGATAACGTCGAGCTGATCAGCTTCCCGTTTTGAGTCACCTCAAAGTTACCCAAAATAATTTGAGTTGCTGGAAGGCGACAAGCTCATGAATCCCTG
Protein-coding sequences here:
- the cysS gene encoding cysteine--tRNA ligase, producing the protein MLKIFNTLSRQKEEFKPIHAGKVGMYVCGITVYDLCHIGHGRTFVSFDVVSRYLRYLGYDLKYVRNITDIDDKIIKRAAENGETFMALTDRMIAEMHADFASLNILPPDSEPRATQHIHEIIDIVQKLIDRDHAYVASNGDVMFWVESDPDYGLLSRQDLDQLQAGARVEVEANVKRNPMDFVLWKMSKPGEPSWTSPWGEGRPGWHIECSAMNCKQLGAHFDIHGGGSDLMFPHHENEIAQSSCAHDGPYVNTWMHSGMVMIDREKMSKSLDNFFTVRDVLKYYDAESVRYFLMSGHYRSQLNYSEENLKLARTSMERLYTALRGTDAAATPAGGEAFVTRFRAAMDDDFNTPEAYSVLFDMARDINRLKTEDLSAANGLAAELRQLAGVLGLLEQDPEQFLKSGAQADNDDEVAEIEALIKQRNDARASKDWGMADKARDRLNEMGIVLEDGAAGTTWRRK
- the ppiB gene encoding peptidylprolyl isomerase B — its product is MVTFHTNHGDIVIKTFADKAPATVENFLNYCRKGFYDNTIFHRVINGFMIQGGGFEPGMNQKNTDAPINNEADNGLKNTKGTLAMARTNDPHSATAQFFINVTDNDFLNHSGKNAQGWGYCVFAEVVEGQDVVDAIKAVKTGRSGMHQDVPKEDVVIKSVTVSE
- the lpxH gene encoding UDP-2,3-diacylglucosamine diphosphatase, with amino-acid sequence MTTFFIADIHLCAQEPAITAGFLRFLREDAPQADALYILGDLFEAWIGDDDPQPLHAEISAALNQLHQQGVPCFFIHGNRDFLLGRRFARDSLMTLLPEKKVLELYGRRVLILHGDTLCTDDVAYQNFRKKVHNPLIQKLFLMLPLKWRLGIAARMRANSKASNQGKSLEIMDVNPQAVVSEMQMAGVEWMIHGHTHRPAIHDVPLENKTGHRVVLGAWHEEGSMVKVTADNVELISFPF